The genomic window CGGGACACTATGAAAGCTGCATGCTGCCAGTTGGAGATTATAACAATGAAGATCTTAGCGAAAAATAGATGAAAGTTTAGAAATAGGATATGTTTATgatattattttgcattcatattCTAGTATTTTTGGGTTAATTATTAGATCTTTTATGGCAGCATGTTTGCTTTAAACCTTGTAATAAATATCGTTGCGTACATCCATGGCTGTAGAGGCTGAAATATTTTCATTACTTTCATGAAATTGAACACCCTTTATCTAAAATATATGTAATCCCCTGGTAAAACCTCTTAAAGCTATAGTTTTGGTTTAATTAGGTCAATCCATACATAGTTTGGTGTAAATTCACTCCAGAATCGATAAAGACATACGACTTATCTTAGTGTGGTGGTAGATGCATGATGGTATGATACCATCCACTAGAATTCAAATACTCGTGCCCATAATTTAAGCATACACAAGTGCTTTCAACGGTATTATCTATAGACGTGTGATAAAGACGTATTCGTGTGTGAGTATAGTATACGTGTGTAGTGATGTACGCGTAATGAAAAAAACGGAGCCAAAACGGAGGAACAAACAATCACAATAATATCTAGCACGTTCTAGCCCTAACATCAAccacgaaaaaaaaaaaagacggaCAGAGCGAGGAGGACCGTAGCTCCTGACAAACCAGAGGCGCACACGCACACTGCACATGCGGTTCACACGAGCCACACCTTCGCGGACACCGGCAGGTCCGGGTCGGGCTCTCTCTTTCCCCCTGCTGCACATCGTCGAGACGGAACAAAACTGTGTGGGTGTCACGCGGACGCCATGGCGCACCAACGACGGCCACTCATATACTCCAACACGCCAAAGCCACAACATATCAAGCGAACGCAGCAGAGCCAGCACTCGGCAGCTGATTAAACATTTCAAGAACCAGATTACATGCACATCATGCTCACGGCCTCGCCGTCGTCACAGGTCAAGGTGCAATTGCAACGATGGACGACATGCCGGAGCAGGGATGCATCGTCCACTGCGCTTCTTCCGCCGCCGGTCACAGGACGGCTATATGCCGTCGACTCCCGGAGGACGGTCGCCTCCGCTCCTATTCGGGCTGCGGCTGCCGAGCACACGGAAACGTCTCATGTGCCACAGGTGCGTACGTACGTGCGTGCACAACGTGTGATGCTTCGAACTCGCTCACTGACATTGCTCGCGTCAGCCTCCGCCATTGTTCACCGACGAGGAGATGATGCTCGCCAACTACGTCCCGGTATTCGTCATGCTCCCAGTAAGCTCACACCATCAGAGCTGCCCTGCCAAATTGATCGAGCCCATGTAGTTTTCAAGCTGCTTGATTCATGGCGCAAATATGTTCTTGAACACATCATCGTGTTGCAGCTGGAGGTGGTGACCGCTGAGAACGAGCTGAAGGACACGGAGGTGCTCCGAGCGCAGCTGCGGCGGCTGTGGGAGGCGGGCGTCGACGGCGTGATGGCGGACGTGTGGTGGGGCATCGTGGAGGGAGCCGGGCCGGCGCGGTACGAGTGGCGCGCGTACAGGGAGCTGTTCCGACTGGTGCAGGACGAGGGGCTGAAGCTGCAGGCCATCATGTCGTTTCACGCGTGCGGCGGCAACATCGGCGACGCCGTGAGCATCCCGATACCGCGCTGGGTCCGCGAGGTTGGCGAGGACGAACCCGACGTGTTGTACACAAGCTCGAGCGGGACGAGGAACCGGGAGTACCTGACCATTGGCGTGGACGACGAGCCCCTGTTCCATGGCAGAACTGCCATCCAGGTGCGCGTGCAACTTCTCTGTTCATGTCAGCTGCTTCCACGTGCACTAGTTGTTCTTGCCAAGCAAATAGTTCTTGCTACACTAATGTGCATCATTTCATCTGCAAATTTACAATGCAGAATTGCAGATGGCATAACCTTTACTGAATGAAAGCAACGTTATGTTACTGTTACTGATCAATCAACTTGTGTCTTGTTCATGGCTCCAGTTGTACGCTGATTTCATGAAGAGCTTCAGAGAGAACATGGCGGACTTCTTGGACTCGGGCCTGATCGTGGACATAGAGGTTGGGCTTGGCCCTGCGGGGGAACTGAGATACCCGTCCTACCCGGAAAGCCAGGGCTGGAAGTTCCCCGGCATCGGACAGTTCCAGGTAAGATTCATCGCTCAATCTCTCTGCTATGTCCGTAGTTGCACCGGTGATTCAGGATTATTACAACTACGCTGCCGCAGTGTTACGATAAGTACCTGGAGGCGGACTTCAAGGCGGCCGCGACGGAGGCCGGGCACCCCGAGTGGGACCTGCCCGGAGACGCTGGGGCGTACAACGACACGCCGGAGGAGACGGGGTTCTTCGCGGCGGAGGGAGGGACCTACCTCACCGAGCAGGGGAGGTTCTTCCTGACGTGGTACTCCGGCAAGCTGATCGAGCACGGTGACAGGATCTTGGATGAAGCCAACAAGACCTTCTTGGGGTGCAAGGTCAAGCTCGCGGCCAAAGTACGTGTCGCTCTCACTCCATGTCTCGCTGCATAAACCACTACTGCAGACACCGTCAATACAGATGGTCAAAATCTGGCATAATATATGGTTCTAGAACCATTTGTGCAAGAGTGTCTGCAATAACAGACACTTGTCACAGGTGGCTCCCAGAACCGGCTGGCATTGGCATAAGCCGTAAAGCCAGACGGCCAAGTGTATGTCGGCCGGGAGAGGGTCTTTATGTTAGGGTTTGGGATGTGGGTCTATTTTGGGCCAGAACTAAATAGGCCAGGAAATAAAATCGCAAATAGATCGGAATTAAAACctattagaaataaaaaaaatacagaccGTTTGTGATTCATTAAGTattgttctaaaaaaaatatgtgcactactacagaaaaagtgatcactgccggttcaaaattaatatcattgttggttgtaaaaccgacagtgattatACATATCACTACCGAACacggaccgacagtgatacaatCTATCATTATCGATTTTTGATCTCATTCCGTTCgatttgtatacttatcactgccggttccagTTACGAACTGGCAGTAATACTCAATACgtgacaaaaatataaaaaataaacattgaAGTattaatttaaacaaaattagCATTAGTAATAATCATATTAATATAGTTTATACTAATTACAGCAAAAACAATCGTCATGTAGACGGCAACGTGAAAACCCTAACACGCGCGTCGACAAACCTAGCTGACTAGTCATGGTCGAGTTGAAACTTGACCCACGAACGGAAGTCCGTGACCTTGTCACCATCCTCGTCCTCTTCCTCATCGCCGCTGTCATCCTCGTTGTCGTTGTCATCACCGTTGTCGTCCTTGGCGTtagcatcgtcttcctcctcgtcctcctccgatGAGCTTGTACGGGCCTTCTTGACCCTCGGCGGCTCGTCGATGAACATGTCCCACACCTCATCGTTCGACGAGGGAGATCCCGGCGAAATGCTGGAATCAGAGGTGGGGGCGCCTTGTCTGGTGGGGCCTCCTCCTGCCCAGACGAGGACGCTAGTGTGGGAGGCGTCCTcggagaaggcggtggaggcggcagcgGATCCATATGGATTGCacgggaggtggaggcggctAGCAgtgggcgagagagagagagagagagaagcatgGTAGTCACACGTGTGAAGACGTACGAATTtttagtatcactgtcggttcataaacaCAACCGACGGTGATAAccattatcactgctagttagTAATActaactgacagtgatacatCATGGCAGTTACCAAACCTACTGTATCATATGAAGGACACTTGTAAGATTGTGATCTATCTTCATAATAGACCATATTTCTAATAAAATCCTTAATTatcaaatcatcatcatctaaccCCCCAATCCCCAACAAATACACCCAACTCTACTCGGAATAGGACGATTAGATTACACATAGTTGGGAATTCAACCATACTAGAACTCACTTAGTTGTGAATAATCTTTGGCCAAAAAATATTCTTTCTAGTCGAGAAATAAATCTTTTTCTTGTTGAAAACTTTTATAGGGAGTTGTTCAGACTAAATAGAACTTTTTCTAGTTATGACATATCGGGTGAGGTATCGACTCTTTGCGATACCTCAAGTCTTATGTCCATATCAAGGACAGACGCTCTCTCTTCTGTCTTGACTCTTTGCGATACAGACAACTTAGatattttttccttaaaaacCATGGAAGGTACAGAAAATCATGAGGAAGCTAACCTATCAACTAGGAAATTAACCCTTCTTGTGATATATTGTACTTATAGATTGATTAAATGCCGCTCAAGCTTCCTAACcatcaaaagatatgcaaccATGGTCGGATCGGAACATTTATATTCCTTCTTTACCTGATTCATGTCTAGCTATGAATCTTGCTTCACAATAAGTCATCAACTTCCAAGTGAAATATGTACTTAGAAACCTGCCAACTGTCATTCTTATTCTGCTACATTGTTCATAGCAAAAAAATCAATCTGAAGGGCATACCTCAAGGTTTCCCCTGCTGATGATATTAGAATTACCCCAGCTCCCAAACCTTGAAGTGCAGACGAGCCATCAAAATACATTGTCCATGTTCCCTATACTTCATGCTCGTGTTCACTATTAGGCATAGGGTTTAACCATTCGGCAACAAAGTCAATTAGTACTTAGGGTTTAACAGTTGTTCGGGGAATAAAAGTGGATGACAAACTCCCCACATTCTATTAACTACTTGGCTATTCTCTCGATTGCTTCCCAACTACAAAGAATATCTCTCAGCGGGAAGGTGCATGCAACAATAATCTTATGTGATTGAAAATAATGTTGAAGCTTTCAGGAAGTCTTAAGGACAGCATAGAGAAGTTTCTTTACCTGAGGATAATGTACCTTAGGTCCATGCAAAACTTTACTCATGTAGTATATCGGCCTCCTACTTCTCGACCATCTTCCGTTAAACCACGAGAGCCATGCTAATGGCTTGTGATGTGGCTGTGATGTATAAGAACAGCTCTTCCCCTGGATCAGGTGTGATTAAAATAGGAGGATGAGAAAGATACCTCTCAAGGTCCTAGAATGTTAGCATGTGCTTGATCATCTCCCTCGGGATTTTAGGCATATTAGATGGCTACCACACAAACACATATGCACTCGCCCAGAGAAAGGTGACAAGCTCAGGTTCCTATTTAAGATTTAGTGCAGAACCTATCTGGACATACTTAGATGGCTCTATCGGGTCCAATGGAATAGTCTTGATGTCGTCATTAGACTTAGTTGTTATCTTGGCCTAGAGTTCTTGGATTGTTTCTGTACGAAATTAGCATCATAAAATTGCAACTACTCGACTAGCTCAAGACTTTTCTTGGCGCACTTCAAATGCATACGCTTATCTCCATGCACTGTAATGATTCCCTTTGGCCCTAGCAACTTCATGCACTGGTATGGGTAGTGGGCACCAGCCATGAACTTGGCCAGAGTTGATCAGCCAAGAATACATTGTATGTTGTCTTGAAATCTGCCATgtcaaaataattttttctctGTTTGGAAATTATGTGGCATCCTGAAAGTGACTGGGAGCGAGACTTGGCCTATAGGCGCGACCAAAGAGATCAGGATTATGCCGTGGAAGGCATGCTTCATAGGCGCAATCCTTCTTCTAGGTGCCTGCATAGTGTCCAATGTACGACGAAATAAGATATTCAAAGAACTTCTACCATCAACGAGAACTCAGTTTACCCTGCAATTGTTGATGATTGGCTCGACCATGATCGGATAATGACTGGGGTAACTAATCAAGTTGGGATAGTCATTCTTGTCAAACGTAATCAGAGCGTTTGACCACTTGAGAACTTTTGGCACCAAAGGAGTTGTGGCACAGATCCCCCGCTCGATACACATGTGTTGTCGCTTTGACTTGTAGGTGGCAGATCCCCTAAACATATGGTTAATGGTATGCTCACTGCTTTGGAACGGCATATTATtgtcctcaccatcttcttcatgATGTCGGGATTTAGAGTCGGAAAGCCTACATATGTACTATCGCAATGTCTCATCCCCATCATCCGGTAGTCGAAAACATAACCCTAACCTTCAGGAATCATATTGACTTGATTCCCAGAACTAGGCTTGGCCCTTCTGGGAGATTTATCTTGATTTTCCACCCTATTGCGATGGTCATTGATCTTGTAGTGTAGATCTTGATTAGGGCGGTCTCTGGGAGGCGTTGCACGACATACTCGCCGATCACATTTGTATGCTAGTCtagccttctctctctctctcctccgacCTAAGAAAACTAGGTTGGAACTATTTCAGCAGGAGCTACCCGTCTGACTGATAGATCTTACTATGCTTGAGGCTTCTACCCGTTGATGTGCATCAGTGATAATCCCAGCAATATCTTCCAACCACCGTGTCCCTTCTAGAGTATTTAACCATCCTTGAGGCAGATCGAAGTCACTGATGATGATGTCAAAATGGTGCAAATTCTATATTAACTAGACCtagaagtttgagaaaaaaaactacaatttttctAGCGATAAGGATGAACATGATATATCCTTTCACCAAATCTCGTTAGCAAACTTAagtaaaaagataaaaaaaaaatacttagtGGATTCTATTACAAGCACAAACATTATAGACgggttttttttaatctctgACGGTTTTCATAATTGCGGacattttctataaaaaaaatatctgcaATATGTATAGACATTGTAGACAGTTTTTTAGGAAACcgtctgcaaaaaaaaaaaacaaaaaaaaaaaactgtctgCACATCACAGCAGCAAACTACAGTACAAATTATTTGTGCGTCGATTGCATGATGCAGGTGTCTGGGATACACTGGTGGTACAGGCATCCGAGCCACGCCGCGGAGCTCACCGCCGGGTACTACAACCTGGACGGCCGGGACGGCTACCGGCCGATCGCCCACATGCTGGCGCGGCACGACGGCGCCATCCTCAACTTCACCTGCGCGGAGATGAGGAACTCGGAGCAGATCGAAGAGGCCATGAGCGCCCCGGAGCAACTCGTCCAGCAGGTAACAATAACAGCGCCGCCGCCACACAGCATCAAGCTCCGGTCATCTATATGAAATACTAGAGTTCATGCGTGTTCTTGGCGGCGTGCGGGTGCAGGTGCTGAGCGCCGGGTGGAGGGAGGGCATAGAGGTGGCGTGCGAGAACGCGCTCAGCCGGTACGACCGCCGCGGCTACAACCAGATGCTGCTCAGCGCGCGGCCCAACGGCGTCCACGTCGTCGGAGCGCCGCCGCGCAGGGTCGCGGCGGTGACGTACCTCCGGCTGTCGGACGAGCTCCTGGCAGGCAAGAACTTCCGGATCTTCAGGACCTTCGTCCGGAAATTGCACGCCGATCAGGTAGTCGGGCTTGGGCTTATTTGAACATCTTACGTAGGCCCATTTAGCCGAACAAACTGGGCCTCTACCGCCATGATAACATGGGCCAGGCAGTCACTGCTCATCTCCTTTCTGGTTCAGGAATACTGCCCAGATCCTGACCGGTACGGCCGGCCCATCAGGCCCCTGGAGCGGTCAGCGCCGGAGATACCGATGGACCGGCTGCGGgagtcggccgcgccggcgccgccgttcCCGTTCGACCCGGAGACCGACATGAGCGTCGGCGGCGGCCTCGCCGAGGCCGTCGACTGGGTAGTCGACAAGATCGAATGGCTGTTCAGTtagatcagatcagatcagatcgACTGTGTCGCTCGTCGTCATCAACGTCGGATCCATTCCAccacaaaagcaaaagcaagatGGCCTCTCACGTGACTGACGGATGCCTAGACGATAAGCATCTAAAGCAATGTACGTCACGTTTTGCTACGAACACCGGAGCAACAGACATGTGGGCGTTACGATACTGCTCAGAATTCAGAAGAACAGAGATGTGGCTGAGCAGCTAGATTTCCAGTTTTTAATTCCgttttcaaaagaaaataaaaaaacggTTAAAGGTTTTTCCGATGTTTCTATCCGTTTTACACTAGTGAGGAAGATTTCATCTTCTACAACGGCGGTGGGGGCTGGACAGCTAGGGCCTGTTTGAAATGCACAAATCGAAtgcttttctctctctcctgaaATTCTTGTATTTCAGAAACTAGAAGAAACCCGTGAGAATTGTGTATCAGTGTGTCAGCTAGTGTCAAGCAGGAGCCAAGTATGATACGCACCTACTGAAACTAGAAGGAACGTGACGGCGGAGCGACACTCGATCTCGACTGCTAAATCAATCGTGCAATCCGATGGGTCCCTAGGATCGTGGTGGTTGCGGTGCctgaaataagcacatgcaagcCGTCCAACGTGATAGGAACGTGCACTGATTTGTCGCTGATTCTGCTCACAAATTCAGGTGCCATGAACTTAATGCATGTGACACGAACTTCTCGAATGATTGTGGACTGTCGTCAAACTTACTTTAAAACCAGCCTAAAGCAGTCAAGCGATCTGCTATTACAAGTTTAGTGGTCAATCagacaaagaaaaaggaaaaattgcaacaacaaaaaatcaactacaactTTTGGGGTTTGTCAAAACCCCCTACAACCTTTTCTCTATTCTCCCACACACAAATATTCTATGATGTCAAATACGCTCTATGCCAATTGACCGTACAATGTGGAGTCCGCGTGACTTTCTAGGGTATCATAGGGGATAGTATCGCTTCTGATATCTTGGTTAGCATTTCATTATTTTAGCTCTTGGTTAACATACTTTTGGTAttcatcttatttttttttttaaattcgtAGCGGTTGGTTCAATCCAATGGTTTAGTTGAAAATCATTCTGCTAGGGATATTTGACATAAGAGGTTGACCGATCAAAAAATAAGTTGTATGGGATTTTGACAAATGAACAAATCCAATTCATCACTGAACTTGTCAATGAATCTGATTAACCCACCCACCCTCCCTTAATCAATCATGCAATCCGATGGGTCCCCCTAGGATCATGATGGTTGCGGTGATTGAACTGAACACATGCAGGAGGTCCAACGTAGTACGTACTGCTGCTGATTCTGCTCACAAATTCAGCTACCATGAACTTAATGTGACATGAACTTCTCGAATGATGTGGACTGCCATGGTGCCAAAATTACTTTAAAACCAGCCCAAAGCAGTGAAGCGATCTGTTATTAGAAGTTTAGTGGTCaatcaaaaaaggaaaaaaatgtgaaaatttCACCAATAACTTTAGAGGTTTGTCAAAATCTCCTAGAACTTTTTCTCCATTCTTTCTCACACAACTGTTATGTGATGTAAAATACATCATATGATGGTTAGTTACACAATGTAGGGTTCACGTGACTTTCTAGAGTTCCTATAGTAATGATGTTAGCATCGCTCCAATATCACGGGGCTAATTAAACTAACCTAGCATTTTATTATTTGAGCTCTTGGTTAACATCAAATGATTGGGTAGaccggaaaaaaaaaacccaaattgTATAGGGTTTGAGAAAAGAACAGTCCAATTCATCTCAAATACATCGGATAGGGATCTCTGACGTCGACGTCACTGACGTGTGAATCTAACTCCACACATCAGTGACGACAACGTGTGAATACAGTTTCACATGTCAGTGACGATAATGTGAAGTCAGTGAATCCGAATACATCC from Phragmites australis chromosome 14, lpPhrAust1.1, whole genome shotgun sequence includes these protein-coding regions:
- the LOC133890966 gene encoding beta-amylase-like; this encodes MHIMLTASPSSQVKVQLQRWTTCRSRDASSTALLPPPVTGRLYAVDSRRTVASAPIRAAAAEHTETSHVPQPPPLFTDEEMMLANYVPVFVMLPLEVVTAENELKDTEVLRAQLRRLWEAGVDGVMADVWWGIVEGAGPARYEWRAYRELFRLVQDEGLKLQAIMSFHACGGNIGDAVSIPIPRWVREVGEDEPDVLYTSSSGTRNREYLTIGVDDEPLFHGRTAIQLYADFMKSFRENMADFLDSGLIVDIEVGLGPAGELRYPSYPESQGWKFPGIGQFQCYDKYLEADFKAAATEAGHPEWDLPGDAGAYNDTPEETGFFAAEGGTYLTEQGRFFLTWYSGKLIEHGDRILDEANKTFLGCKVKLAAKVSGIHWWYRHPSHAAELTAGYYNLDGRDGYRPIAHMLARHDGAILNFTCAEMRNSEQIEEAMSAPEQLVQQVLSAGWREGIEVACENALSRYDRRGYNQMLLSARPNGVHVVGAPPRRVAAVTYLRLSDELLAGKNFRIFRTFVRKLHADQEYCPDPDRYGRPIRPLERSAPEIPMDRLRESAAPAPPFPFDPETDMSVGGGLAEAVDWVVDKIEWLFS